The genomic segment GGCCATTGAAAAGGCAATCAAGGTATTAATTAATGCCGCCACTGAGGGTGATAGTGTCGGGGGTATTGGTGAAGTATTAACCACTGAGGTACCTCCTGGACTTGGTGAACCAGTCTTCGATAAGCTTAAGGCTGATTTAGCTAAGGCAGTAATGTCAATACCAAGCACCACAGGCATTGAGTTCGGCCTAGGCTTTAAACTAGCTAGAATGAGGGGTAGTGAGGCTAATGACCAAATAGTGCTCAGGAATGGTAAGCCAAGGCTTGAGACCAATAGGGTTGGCGGTATGCTGGGTGGAATGAGTATTGGGGAACCAATTAGGTTTAGGGTAGCCTTTAAACCAACCCCAAGCATTAGGAGGCCTCAAAGGACTGTTGACCTTGAGAAAATAACTGAAACAACAATAACCTTCACAGGCAGATACGATATATCCACAGCCCCAAAGGCAATCCTAGCCGCTGAGGCGATGACGGCAATAATCCTAGTGGATCATGCAATAAGGGCAGGCCTAATACCCAGGATTATAAGGAAGTAACCCTTAAGACTAAGTACATTATAAACTCAGGTTAATTACTTAATTCTTAAATCTCAATGGTTAATCTTAGTTAATTACAGTCACTTAGTTAAGGAACATGAAGCCTCATGTACTTCATTCACGTATAATCAATATTTAATCTCACTCAATCAATGGGATGCTGACGCTAGTATTTTCTCAGCTTCCTTAATCATCTTCTCAACCTCACTCATATATACAGCTACATCATCCACAGATAACTTAGCTTCATGAAAACCATACACATGAAGAAAATACGCACTACCCCATCCACTCAATACCCAATCGCCTAACGCCTTCAGCTTACTAACAGCGGAGCCTAATCGGTAAGTGTACCATCTACCCTCCCTCACGGCTGATTGGTGTTCAGGTAAATTATACTTCTCAGCTAATGCTTTCACAGTCTCCTCAGCAGCCTTATAGGCTTTCTCACTGGCTTGAACAGCATCACCCTTAGCTAAATACTCCCTAGCTTCACTAATGTATTTCCTAGCCAAGTCTAGTCTTATCCTCATGCTCTCTGACGGATCACTTTTAGATATTTCACTTAGCACTAAGTCAACTATATTAATACCCTTCTCCTCAGCTATTCTTATTAACTCCTTAGGTATTTCCACGGTTATTAAACACCTTGGGAAGTTATTAAGCTTTCAGTATTAATGTATTAATGATTATTAATTCATATCGCATGAACGCTGAAGAACTCCTAATTTTCATTTACCTTAAATGCACTATATAATGCATAAGTAGACTTTACTCTGGATTAAGGCTATTGAATATGACTTAATTGATGCTGAGATAAATGCTTAAGGCGCCGTTCTTCATTATACATGGAGAAACACCGCCTAAGAGACATAATTTTCACACCGCTAGTAAAGTACCATACTATCATGCGTTATCCCGATGTGGTAAATGGATTACTCAGCGAACCTGTTGATTAGTTTAAGACCGAGGAGTCTTAGAGTTTGGCTAAGAGAATGGTTAAGTATGAAGCAATACACCTGAGGAGGTTCTTAGAAGACATTGAGGCATTCTTGAGGGAAATTAATTAAGGAGCTGGTTAAGTATGAGCGATTTAGTATAGTTTCCAGGGATTTTGAGGTAATGAGTTTCTTGAATAGTCTTTTATGTCCCTAATAAGATTCGGTGGAATTTTGGACTTATGTATTTCATTGAGGTAATTCCATTAACGTAACTGGAATTCCTAGAGAGACTATAGGACTAGTTAGACTGAATCTATTGAAGGCTTAATTAT from the Caldivirga maquilingensis IC-167 genome contains:
- a CDS encoding PaREP1 family protein gives rise to the protein MPKELIRIAEEKGINIVDLVLSEISKSDPSESMRIRLDLARKYISEAREYLAKGDAVQASEKAYKAAEETVKALAEKYNLPEHQSAVREGRWYTYRLGSAVSKLKALGDWVLSGWGSAYFLHVYGFHEAKLSVDDVAVYMSEVEKMIKEAEKILASASH